A single Actinomadura algeriensis DNA region contains:
- a CDS encoding YdcF family protein, whose protein sequence is MDSPGPVDERARELARILWDHLVLADPLSKADVILALGCHDTRVAVHAARLWHEGRAPLLVVSGGRGKITSGWAEPEARVFARVAREHGVPERALLLEETAANTGENITATRRLLDGRGVAVRSGILVAKPYMTRRSLATARRQWAEVEWTVAAPEAGFDAHGDDERRFIELMVGDLQRMVVYADRGFQVPMPVPAAAWAAYEELVRLGYDRHVIR, encoded by the coding sequence ATGGACTCTCCCGGCCCCGTCGACGAGCGGGCGCGCGAGCTGGCCCGGATCCTCTGGGATCACCTGGTGCTGGCCGACCCTCTGTCCAAGGCTGACGTGATCCTCGCGCTGGGGTGTCACGACACGCGGGTGGCGGTCCATGCCGCCCGGCTCTGGCATGAGGGACGGGCGCCGCTGCTCGTCGTCTCGGGCGGCCGCGGCAAGATCACGTCCGGGTGGGCGGAGCCGGAGGCGCGGGTGTTCGCGCGGGTGGCGCGCGAGCACGGCGTGCCGGAGCGGGCGCTGCTGCTGGAGGAGACCGCAGCCAACACGGGCGAGAACATCACCGCGACGCGCCGCCTGCTGGACGGCCGGGGCGTCGCGGTGCGCAGCGGGATCCTCGTCGCCAAGCCCTACATGACGCGGCGGTCGCTCGCGACGGCCCGGCGCCAGTGGGCGGAGGTGGAGTGGACGGTCGCCGCGCCCGAGGCGGGGTTCGACGCGCACGGCGACGACGAGCGGCGGTTCATCGAGCTGATGGTGGGGGACCTGCAGCGGATGGTCGTCTACGCCGACCGCGGGTTCCAGGTGCCGATGCCCGTCCCGGCGGCGGCGTGGGCGGCGTACGAGGAGCTGGTCCGGCTCGGCTACGACCGTCACGTGATCAGGTGA
- a CDS encoding DUF5999 family protein, protein MTAHPIVTCPHEPSCPAADAHDRDAARTVAHHPEQGWSLLCNGTVVFDDTGELLPDGRVVAPHRPATPV, encoded by the coding sequence GTGACCGCCCACCCGATCGTGACCTGCCCGCACGAGCCGTCCTGCCCGGCCGCCGACGCCCATGACCGGGACGCCGCGCGAACCGTCGCGCACCACCCGGAACAGGGCTGGAGCCTGCTGTGCAACGGCACCGTCGTCTTCGACGACACCGGAGAACTGCTTCCCGACGGCCGGGTCGTCGCCCCGCACCGTCCCGCCACGCCCGTGTGA
- a CDS encoding DedA family protein, translated as MITMTFLAATEGRPVDGIAGWATDLMEQLGAPGAGLAIALENLFPPLPSEIILPLAGFTASQGKMNLIAALIWTTVGSVVGALALYGIGAIIGRDRIRRLVARLPLVKIEDLDRTEAWFAKHGAKAVFFGRMIPIFRSLISIPAGVERMPLTKFMLYTTLGSALWNTIFVMAGYGLGDQWHKVEEYVGVYSKGVIAVVAVAVLAFIAFRVVKSRKGGNGGGGAHRAGARDPERDHSAF; from the coding sequence ATGATCACAATGACGTTTTTGGCGGCGACCGAAGGCCGGCCGGTGGACGGCATCGCCGGCTGGGCCACCGACCTGATGGAGCAGCTGGGCGCGCCGGGCGCGGGGCTCGCGATCGCTCTGGAGAACCTGTTCCCGCCGCTGCCGAGCGAGATCATCCTGCCGCTCGCGGGGTTCACCGCGTCGCAGGGCAAGATGAACCTCATCGCCGCCCTGATCTGGACGACCGTCGGGTCGGTCGTCGGCGCGCTCGCCCTGTACGGCATCGGCGCGATCATCGGGCGCGACCGCATCCGCCGGCTGGTCGCCCGGCTGCCGCTCGTCAAGATCGAGGACCTCGACCGCACCGAGGCATGGTTCGCCAAGCACGGCGCCAAGGCGGTCTTCTTCGGCCGTATGATCCCGATCTTCCGCAGCCTGATCTCCATCCCCGCCGGGGTGGAACGGATGCCGCTGACCAAGTTCATGCTGTACACCACCCTCGGCAGCGCCCTCTGGAACACGATCTTCGTCATGGCCGGTTACGGGCTCGGCGACCAGTGGCACAAGGTCGAGGAGTACGTCGGCGTCTACTCCAAGGGCGTCATCGCGGTGGTGGCCGTGGCCGTTTTGGCGTTCATCGCCTTCCGCGTCGTCAAGTCGCGCAAGGGCGGCAACGGGGGCGGAGGGGCGCACCGCGCCGGCGCGAGAGATCCCGAGCGTGATCACAGCGCCTTCTGA
- a CDS encoding sensor histidine kinase, whose product MDRAGTEPGGTDPGGTAGDAAAGSGTAGGNAVRTAARACAGLALGALTAVLEIAFLLVAVVPVLFSLGRRPLPSPVVAGAGRLTELERRRLAAFFAARSAAPEGGGRALAYLAVRAPIGLLGGTILLLIVYGAYLGAGLMTGWWVTGDYMDGIPPDLWIVAYTFLAGALLLFIAVQGLAGVVALERATARRRLGPSPLDAYRRRIAELRETRAQVVDAVDDERRRIERDLHDGVQQRLVALGMLIGRARRAGDGDPERAAELLRQAHEESRRALEDLREVSWRVFPAALDGEGLRTALETVAERSAVPVTIDHAFPGRPPHMVETAAYFVVCEAVTNAAKHSGAGRVHVGVAEHDGRIRVRVEDDGTGGADPGGGGLAGLARRVAALDGTFAVHSPPGGPTVITAELPCA is encoded by the coding sequence ATGGACCGTGCCGGCACGGAACCCGGCGGCACGGACCCCGGCGGCACGGCCGGGGACGCGGCCGCCGGAAGCGGCACCGCCGGCGGGAACGCCGTGCGGACGGCGGCGCGAGCGTGCGCCGGGCTCGCGCTCGGCGCCCTGACCGCCGTCCTGGAGATCGCCTTCCTGCTGGTCGCGGTCGTGCCGGTGCTGTTCTCGCTGGGACGTCGCCCGCTCCCGTCCCCCGTCGTCGCCGGGGCCGGAAGGCTCACGGAACTTGAGCGGCGGAGGCTCGCGGCGTTCTTCGCCGCGCGCAGCGCCGCGCCGGAAGGGGGCGGCCGCGCGCTCGCGTACCTGGCGGTGCGCGCCCCGATCGGGCTGCTCGGCGGGACGATCCTGCTGCTGATCGTCTACGGGGCGTACCTCGGCGCCGGCCTGATGACGGGCTGGTGGGTCACCGGCGACTACATGGACGGCATCCCGCCGGACCTCTGGATCGTCGCCTACACGTTCCTCGCGGGCGCGCTGCTGCTGTTCATCGCCGTCCAGGGCCTGGCCGGGGTCGTCGCGCTGGAACGGGCGACGGCGCGCCGCCGGCTCGGGCCGAGCCCGCTGGACGCCTACCGGCGCCGCATCGCCGAACTGCGGGAGACCCGGGCGCAGGTGGTCGACGCGGTCGACGACGAGCGCCGCCGCATCGAGCGCGACCTGCACGACGGCGTCCAGCAGCGGCTCGTCGCGCTCGGCATGCTGATCGGCCGGGCCCGCCGCGCGGGCGACGGCGACCCCGAGCGCGCCGCCGAACTGCTCCGGCAGGCGCACGAGGAGTCGCGGCGCGCCCTGGAGGACCTGCGCGAGGTGTCCTGGCGGGTGTTCCCGGCGGCGCTGGACGGCGAGGGCCTGCGGACGGCGCTGGAGACGGTCGCGGAGCGGTCCGCGGTCCCGGTGACGATCGACCACGCCTTCCCCGGACGGCCCCCGCACATGGTCGAGACCGCGGCGTACTTCGTCGTCTGCGAGGCCGTCACCAACGCCGCCAAGCACTCCGGCGCCGGACGCGTCCACGTCGGCGTCGCGGAACACGACGGGAGGATCCGGGTGCGCGTCGAGGACGACGGGACCGGGGGAGCCGACCCGGGCGGCGGCGGGCTGGCCGGGCTGGCCCGCCGGGTCGCCGCGCTGGACGGGACGTTCGCCGTGCACAGCCCGCCCGGCGGGCCCACCGTGATCACCGCGGAGCTGCCGTGCGCGTGA
- a CDS encoding response regulator, whose translation MRVMLAEDSTLLREGLVRLLAEEGHEIAAAVGDGDALLAAVAAAPPDVVVVDVRMPPTHTDEGLRAALEIRRRWPGVGVLVLSQYVEKRYAAELISADSGGVGYLLKDRVAQVDEFLDALDRIAAGGAAFDPDVVRRLVARSTHADPLARLTPRERDVLDHMAQGHTNGSIAAHLHVSQSAVEKHVNAIFDKLELSNTAGYSRRVLAVLRYLQS comes from the coding sequence GTGCGCGTGATGCTCGCCGAGGACTCCACGCTGCTGCGCGAGGGGCTGGTGCGGCTGCTGGCCGAGGAGGGCCACGAGATCGCCGCGGCGGTCGGGGACGGCGACGCGCTGCTCGCCGCCGTGGCCGCGGCGCCGCCCGACGTCGTCGTCGTGGACGTCCGGATGCCGCCCACGCACACCGACGAGGGGCTGCGCGCCGCGCTGGAGATCCGCCGCCGGTGGCCGGGCGTCGGCGTGCTCGTCCTGTCCCAGTACGTGGAGAAGCGGTACGCCGCCGAACTGATCAGTGCGGACAGCGGCGGTGTCGGCTACCTGCTGAAGGACCGGGTCGCGCAGGTCGACGAGTTCCTCGACGCCCTCGACCGGATCGCGGCGGGCGGCGCCGCGTTCGACCCGGACGTGGTGCGGCGGCTCGTGGCGCGCAGCACCCACGCCGATCCGCTGGCCCGGCTGACGCCCCGCGAACGGGACGTCCTCGACCACATGGCGCAGGGCCACACCAACGGTTCGATCGCGGCGCACCTGCACGTCTCGCAGAGCGCCGTGGAGAAGCACGTCAACGCGATCTTCGACAAGCTCGAGCTGTCGAACACCGCCGGGTACAGCCGCCGCGTGCTGGCCGTCCTGCGCTATCTGCAGTCGTGA
- a CDS encoding FAD-binding protein — MRDFGGIVERTPARVVRPGTAAEVAAALRDAAADGLDAVPRGLGHSTFGQSLTGGVSLDMRGLAGVHAITADDGPGAHAVVDAGTTWREVLDATLPHGLAPPVLTDHLDVTVGGTLSAGGVGGTSHRHGLQAANVASLEVVRAGDGAVECSPGVRPELFDAVRAGLGRHGVITRATLRLVPVPGRVLCCTIPCRDAADLLRVQRETRAEHVSGQARPAEGGGWRYEAKAVLHGGAPPPGTAETEELPYLDFADRLRPDVAELVALGEWARPHPWGMVFLPGHRAAAVIETELAATDPAGVGLSGVVLIKALRTGRVPGLAVPPDPVLLGMLRTASPGCAPVAAMLAANRALLARARAAGGTRYPVDSVDDGTRGGA, encoded by the coding sequence GTGCGCGACTTCGGCGGGATCGTCGAGCGCACCCCGGCGCGGGTCGTCCGCCCCGGGACGGCCGCGGAGGTCGCCGCCGCGCTCCGGGACGCCGCCGCGGACGGCCTGGACGCCGTCCCGCGCGGCCTCGGGCATTCCACGTTCGGGCAGTCGCTCACCGGCGGCGTCTCGCTCGACATGCGCGGGCTCGCCGGCGTCCACGCGATCACCGCCGACGACGGTCCCGGCGCGCACGCGGTCGTGGACGCCGGGACGACGTGGCGCGAGGTCCTCGACGCGACGCTCCCGCACGGGCTCGCCCCGCCCGTCCTGACCGACCACCTCGACGTCACGGTCGGGGGGACGCTGTCGGCGGGCGGCGTCGGCGGCACCTCGCACCGGCACGGCCTGCAGGCCGCGAACGTCGCGTCCCTCGAAGTCGTCCGGGCCGGCGACGGGGCGGTGGAGTGCTCTCCCGGCGTCCGGCCCGAGCTGTTCGACGCGGTGCGCGCGGGCCTCGGACGGCACGGCGTCATCACCCGCGCGACGCTGCGGCTCGTCCCCGTCCCCGGACGCGTACTGTGCTGCACGATCCCGTGCCGTGACGCCGCCGACCTGCTGCGCGTCCAGCGCGAGACACGGGCCGAACACGTGTCCGGGCAGGCCAGGCCCGCGGAGGGCGGCGGGTGGCGGTACGAGGCCAAGGCGGTGCTGCACGGCGGCGCGCCGCCGCCCGGGACGGCCGAGACCGAGGAACTCCCCTACCTCGACTTCGCCGACCGCCTCCGCCCGGACGTCGCCGAACTCGTCGCGCTCGGCGAATGGGCGCGCCCGCACCCGTGGGGCATGGTGTTCCTGCCCGGCCACCGCGCCGCCGCCGTCATCGAGACCGAACTGGCGGCGACGGACCCGGCCGGCGTGGGGCTCAGCGGCGTCGTCCTGATCAAGGCGCTGCGCACCGGGCGGGTCCCCGGCCTCGCCGTCCCGCCCGATCCCGTCCTGCTCGGGATGCTGCGGACGGCCTCGCCCGGCTGCGCGCCCGTCGCCGCGATGCTCGCCGCCAACCGCGCGCTGCTCGCCCGGGCCCGCGCCGCCGGCGGCACCCGCTACCCCGTCGACTCGGTGGACGACGGGACGCGCGGCGGCGCGTGA
- a CDS encoding MarR family winged helix-turn-helix transcriptional regulator, with protein MSDAGVPLGDPEMRAWMAFLAAGHLMDHEVERQLKHDGGLSHPEFEVLIRLERAEGGRLRMSDLARQVMISKSRLTYQVTRLERAGLVRRTGCETDRRSVWAELTGEGTAALERVRPGHRRVVRESLIDVLSPEEIALLGNALGRVADRLRTR; from the coding sequence ATGAGCGATGCGGGGGTTCCGCTCGGCGACCCGGAGATGCGCGCCTGGATGGCCTTCCTCGCCGCCGGGCACCTCATGGACCACGAGGTCGAGCGGCAGCTGAAGCACGACGGCGGGCTCTCGCATCCCGAGTTCGAGGTGCTGATCCGGCTGGAACGGGCCGAGGGCGGACGGCTGCGCATGTCCGATCTCGCCCGCCAGGTGATGATCTCCAAGAGCCGGCTGACCTACCAGGTCACGCGGCTGGAACGGGCCGGTCTGGTGCGGCGCACCGGTTGCGAGACCGACCGGCGCTCGGTGTGGGCGGAGCTGACCGGCGAGGGCACGGCCGCGCTCGAACGCGTCCGTCCCGGGCACCGCCGCGTCGTCCGGGAGTCGCTGATCGACGTACTGTCCCCCGAGGAGATCGCACTGCTCGGGAACGCGCTCGGCCGCGTCGCCGACCGCCTGCGGACCCGGTAG
- a CDS encoding DoxX family protein — MLPSRRHPDLLHAGLLIGRLVLGVVFVAHGWQKLNDTGHAGVSAMFDGLGIPLPGAAATFATWLELLGGAALILGVLVPVAGVLLAANMAGAFWYVHKDAGFFAGDGGYELVLVLGAVALLLALTGAGRFSLDAVLWGGRRREAEAPEREGAAA, encoded by the coding sequence ATGCTCCCGTCTCGCCGACACCCCGACCTGCTCCACGCCGGGCTTCTCATCGGCCGTCTGGTCCTCGGCGTGGTGTTCGTCGCGCACGGCTGGCAGAAGCTCAACGACACCGGGCACGCCGGCGTCAGCGCCATGTTCGACGGCCTCGGCATCCCGTTGCCGGGCGCCGCCGCGACGTTCGCCACCTGGCTGGAACTGCTCGGCGGCGCCGCACTGATCCTGGGCGTGCTCGTCCCGGTCGCCGGGGTCCTGCTCGCCGCGAACATGGCCGGCGCGTTCTGGTACGTCCACAAGGACGCCGGTTTCTTCGCGGGCGACGGCGGCTACGAGCTCGTGCTCGTCCTCGGCGCGGTCGCGCTGCTGCTGGCGCTCACCGGCGCGGGCCGGTTCTCGCTGGACGCCGTCCTGTGGGGCGGACGGCGCCGGGAGGCCGAGGCGCCCGAACGCGAGGGCGCCGCGGCCTGA
- a CDS encoding alpha,alpha-trehalose-phosphate synthase (UDP-forming) yields the protein MSRGSEFVVVANRLPVDRIVGPDGEPRWRRSPGGLVSAIAPVMRRRSGTWVGWTGAPDERLESFEEDGMSLVPISQSAEDVELYYEGFSNATLWPLYHDVVAPPVYDRAMWDAYVRVNRRFAEAAAEVAAEGGIVWVQDYQLQLVPAMLRDLRPDLRIGFFLHIPFPPVELFWQLPWRRRILEGLLGADLVGFQLPGAAANFVRLCKRLLDTRNVKQDVLWDGRVVRARAFPISVDVSELDELVARPEVRERAQEIRGDLGDSTLLLGVDRLDYTKGIRQRLEAFGELFEDGHLKPGEAVFVQIATPSRERVEQYQLLREEIEQEVGRINGEYGEIGFPVVHYMHNSYDRAELAALYLAADVMVVTPLRDGMNLVAKEYVACRADLRGALVLSEFTGAADELKRGAFLVNPYDIDGLKERLLEALGAEPAELARRMRSMRRRVLEHDVDRWAHAFLSELERPERERPADAPSPVLPVPEG from the coding sequence TTGTCGCGGGGTAGTGAGTTCGTGGTGGTGGCCAACCGGTTGCCGGTCGACCGGATCGTCGGACCGGACGGCGAACCGCGCTGGCGGCGGAGCCCCGGTGGGCTGGTCAGCGCGATCGCGCCGGTGATGCGGCGCCGTAGCGGCACGTGGGTCGGCTGGACCGGGGCACCGGACGAGCGGCTCGAGTCGTTCGAGGAGGACGGCATGTCGCTCGTCCCCATCTCGCAGTCGGCCGAGGACGTCGAGCTGTACTACGAGGGCTTCTCGAACGCCACGCTATGGCCGCTGTACCACGACGTCGTGGCGCCGCCCGTGTACGACCGGGCGATGTGGGACGCCTACGTGCGCGTCAACCGGCGATTCGCCGAGGCGGCGGCGGAAGTGGCCGCCGAGGGCGGGATCGTCTGGGTGCAGGACTACCAGCTCCAGCTCGTCCCGGCCATGCTGCGGGACCTGCGTCCCGACCTGCGCATCGGGTTCTTCCTGCACATCCCGTTCCCGCCCGTGGAGCTGTTCTGGCAGCTCCCGTGGCGGCGCCGGATCCTGGAGGGGCTGCTCGGCGCCGACCTGGTCGGCTTCCAGCTGCCCGGCGCCGCGGCCAACTTCGTGCGGCTCTGCAAGCGGCTGCTGGACACCCGCAACGTCAAGCAGGACGTCCTGTGGGACGGCCGCGTCGTCCGCGCCCGCGCGTTCCCGATCTCGGTCGACGTCAGCGAGCTGGACGAGCTGGTGGCTCGCCCGGAGGTGCGGGAACGCGCCCAGGAGATCCGCGGCGACCTCGGCGACTCCACGCTGCTGCTGGGCGTCGACCGGCTCGACTACACCAAGGGGATCCGGCAGCGGCTCGAGGCGTTCGGGGAGCTGTTCGAGGACGGCCACCTCAAACCGGGCGAGGCCGTGTTCGTGCAGATCGCGACGCCGAGCCGCGAGCGCGTCGAGCAGTACCAGCTCCTGCGCGAGGAGATCGAGCAGGAGGTCGGCCGGATCAACGGCGAGTACGGCGAAATCGGGTTTCCGGTCGTGCACTATATGCACAATTCGTACGACCGTGCCGAGCTGGCCGCGCTCTACCTCGCCGCGGACGTCATGGTCGTCACGCCCCTGCGGGACGGCATGAACCTCGTCGCCAAGGAGTACGTCGCCTGCCGCGCGGACCTGCGCGGCGCGCTGGTGCTGAGCGAGTTCACCGGCGCCGCCGACGAGCTGAAGCGCGGCGCCTTCCTGGTCAACCCCTACGACATCGACGGCCTCAAGGAGCGGCTGCTGGAGGCGCTCGGCGCCGAGCCCGCCGAGCTGGCCCGGCGGATGCGCTCGATGCGCCGCCGCGTCCTCGAGCACGACGTGGACCGCTGGGCCCACGCGTTCCTCAGTGAGCTGGAGCGTCCGGAGCGGGAACGTCCGGCCGACGCGCCGTCTCCGGTGCTTCCGGTCCCGGAGGGCTGA
- a CDS encoding ATP-binding protein gives MTVDQADDVAAHAARHGALHGAAEGLRPRGAAAGRSPWPDAPAPAPAHVPADGRAVPGAPAPEPGLAGRWPTPHEGVPRTARRVLPAEITAPRTARDFTAATLGEWGLDDDAGDVLVTVSELVTNALRHGLEGLPQPLPRRPIQLVLIGHRRRLVVAVTDPSGRAPEPAAVAADRFVEGGRGLLVVGAVSDAWGWAPLATGGKSVWAAFARRVSPPGPEAPETARRPDVPAPDAPAH, from the coding sequence ATGACCGTTGACCAGGCAGACGACGTCGCGGCGCACGCCGCCAGGCACGGCGCCCTCCACGGCGCCGCGGAGGGCCTACGGCCGCGCGGTGCCGCGGCCGGGCGCTCGCCCTGGCCGGACGCGCCCGCGCCCGCGCCCGCGCACGTGCCCGCGGACGGCCGTGCCGTCCCCGGCGCCCCGGCACCGGAACCCGGCCTGGCCGGGCGCTGGCCCACCCCGCACGAGGGCGTCCCGCGCACGGCGCGGCGGGTGCTGCCGGCGGAGATCACCGCGCCGAGGACGGCGCGCGACTTCACCGCCGCGACGCTCGGCGAGTGGGGACTGGACGACGACGCCGGCGACGTCCTCGTGACGGTGTCGGAACTGGTCACAAACGCCCTGCGGCACGGCCTGGAGGGTCTTCCTCAGCCCCTGCCGCGGCGGCCGATCCAGCTCGTGCTGATCGGCCACCGGCGGCGGCTCGTCGTGGCGGTGACCGACCCGAGCGGACGCGCGCCCGAGCCCGCGGCGGTGGCCGCCGACCGGTTCGTCGAGGGCGGCCGGGGCCTGCTGGTGGTCGGCGCGGTCAGCGACGCCTGGGGCTGGGCGCCGCTCGCGACCGGCGGCAAGTCGGTGTGGGCGGCCTTCGCCCGGCGGGTCAGCCCTCCGGGACCGGAAGCACCGGAGACGGCGCGTCGGCCGGACGTTCCCGCTCCGGACGCTCCAGCTCACTGA
- a CDS encoding DUF397 domain-containing protein encodes MNGHQMPPGGASRSGLVWQKSRRSNPSGNCVEMAELPSGDIAVRNSRDPEGAVLVYTREEVEAFVGGAKDGDFDHMLV; translated from the coding sequence ATGAACGGCCACCAGATGCCGCCCGGCGGCGCGAGCCGCAGCGGACTCGTCTGGCAGAAGAGCCGGCGGAGCAATCCGAGCGGCAACTGCGTCGAGATGGCCGAACTCCCCAGCGGGGACATCGCCGTGCGCAACTCGAGGGACCCCGAGGGGGCCGTCCTCGTCTACACGCGCGAGGAGGTGGAGGCGTTCGTCGGCGGGGCCAAGGACGGTGACTTCGACCACATGCTCGTCTGA